The genomic stretch GTATTAAGCATTGCAGCTTATACCGGTCGGCAATATATGTACAATACCGGATAACAAAGCGGACATGTTACTTAAGCGAAGAACTCCAGTCCTCAGGCAGGTTTGGCAAACCCAATCCTGTTCTCGCCGAAGTCAAAAACAGTGTGGTAGGCACCCATGAAAACATCACCAAGTATCCTGAATGTTTACAAGACAGATATCAGATTGCATGCTTGATTCTTGCTAAGGAAACCAAAGACTGTTGGGTTACTGCCACTTATGTACATATATGGTCAGCATACCAGAGAGGACCACGAGGAGGCGGCACGTCATATGCCATAAACCCGCTGATGCAGATGGTTTGTCCTGCTTGCTCCAGCTTCACTATGTACTGCAGCACAAAGGCAATCAGTGCATTCAAGAGAACTAGAACAAGTATGTATGCACCAAAGAACATCCGATACATGAACTGAACTGTGAAAATGAGATCATGGTTCCTCCAGACAAAGATTCGCTATTAACTCAAATGAAGAAACTGAAGTGGGGAGTTACCTGCTCTGGTGTTAAGGTGAAAGTCTTGTTTGCTATGGTAAATGCAAGATTTGGCATCTCTGAGATCTGATCACAATCAACAGTTGATTCGCCATTGGGGCTCGGGAGACGCTCACAGAGCTGCAATGCACATTACAACAAGAAATGCTGTCACATTTTGCACAATTCCCAATCATAAAAAACTGGCCAAACATAAAAAAGTATCCCAACCTGATTAGCATAATTCAAAATGAGCTCTTTTGTCTTGTTTTCTCGGAGTTGGTTCTGTATCCAGACAACAGCCATCTCACAAGCAGTACAGAAAAGATCAGAACCACGATTTTGTTTCTCAACAACAGATTCAATTGGGTTACTGCATGATAGTTCAATAAAAACATGTCATGGAAAATATAATGCATAGATACTACGAAAGGACTTAGAATTAATTTATAAACTGAGCTAACCTGAGAGAATGGGCACCATCAAATACACAGAGACCAATCTGAGTGCACACTTTCTGTGGGCTTGTCTGCTCAATTACGAAATGTTTCATACTTAGAACCATACCAATGTACAAACACTAATCGCAATAACAATCCAAATAGAAGGGAAACCAATTGCTAAAAAAAATTGCTCAAAAGAAGGGAAACCAACACCAAACCTGTGCTATGAGTAACTCAAGGATCATCTCTCCATACTCTCTCACCACTTCTTTGCATTCTGTACTGATGATCCCCTCAGCCCCAATTGCATGATTGACTTGAGCCACTATGGTCTGGAGCAGAACAATAATTGAAAATAAGTCATACCATTTTTCTGAAAAAGTACTAAATGTGCATTCACCATTTAGGAATTCTAGAATACATACTGTTGGACCAGCAAGCAATGAAGTCCCTGAGTCCACAATAGCAGCACAGCCACCAGCACAGTAACCAGTCGAGTGGCCACCAATAAGAAGATCTCCCATGTCAAACTGCCAGTAGCCTTTGCGAGTAACGGGAACATATGTATGGTTCCCCTTGTAGTGTTTTGGATCAACACCACCAAAGACAAGCTCGCCTCCAGCAGATGCATCAGGGTCACGATTAAGCCAGAAAGAGAAGACATCCTCTGCGACCAGTTTCTGCTCTTTCATGCTCTGCCTGTTTGGTTCATCCAACAGAGAAAATGATCAAGGAACAGAATGATTTGAGTTTCGACACTATGTACAAACGAAATCAATACGTACCAAATTGGAGGGGCTCCTCCCACAGAAATTTCAGGAAATCCGAGGCCAAGAATTCCATCAAACTTCCCAATGATGAAAGTAGGGCTGGTTTCACGAGTCGTCTCAATAAATTGCTGAACAAAAAGTAGTAGTAGTATCATAACAATGGTGGATAGGAACATTTAATTGAGGAATTATGTGACCAGTTTACCTGATTTTGCACAACAAGGTTACCAACCAACACATTGTCCTCACTGAAGAAGCCAGCGATTTGCCCGGAACCATATGTGATTGTACAAGATTCTCCTGTGCAGTTCAAATAACAGGGTACTGTTTAACCAACATCTCTCAAACTCGCCACAGTAATAGTCAAAACTGAATAGATGCAACAGATTATTATGTACCATTCTTTTTGTAAGTCTTCGACTTGGTTGACTTGTATCTGTGGTGTAAGTAGCATGCTATCTGTAATACATGGACGTAAAAGTACCAAACTTAGAATACCTTACTTGCGTCAAAATATGCACCATTATCTGATAGTAATGAACATACCGAAAAGTAGCACTTGGATGAGGGAACCCACAAGTTGGAGCTTCCAGTGTCAAATATCACCGTGAAGTTCTGTGATGGTGTGCCAATACCAATCTCTCCAAAGTACTGAGTGTCCAGGTAGTTGTCCAAAGGAACTATGTCATCAGTTGAGGCACCAAGATATTGGCCAGCACCCACAGACCTTCGAAGGCGGCTCTCCTTCGCCAATTTTGCAGCAGTCAAAGCTTCCTTGTCCAGTTTCTTCTTATTCAGGTTGATTCTTAACAGTCCATCGGAGGAAGCATGAAGTAGCAAGGAACATgacaggacccagaaacaaGCCAGCAACAAAAGGTGCTTCTGCCCCATAGTCCCTAATCTCCATGAGAAAATTAGCTCCAATCAGGGAAACATTTGCTATACAATTCGTGTGTGGATGTAATACTACCTTGTTCAGTCGTCTTTTTTTAGGGAATCAGGAGGGCCGGGACCCCTCACCAGCTTAAAAAAGAATTACTGTTTAGAAATTTCCTTGAACTTGAAGGTTATGGTTTCTAAAAAATGGTTGTATTCACTTTTTTGGGGTGGGGGGTGGGGGGATGTTGAAAGTTCTTTGAAACTGTGAAAATAATGTTGTCAAGTGTGGAAAATTAGGAAAACCTTCTTCTGTGCTTGACTAGCAATTGCTCATGGCAAGAAAATGAAATCGGGCATGatttagttttttttctttatttatgcGAGAAATTCATTGGTGTCTTCGAAAACTcttcatgaaaaaaaaaactatgaaaTTCCTTGGTTCCAAAAAGGCCCTAAAAAGCTTTGTCGAAATCCGGGAGAAATATAACCGGTAGTTCACGTGAATCCTCTTTTTCTATTATCCTATACCGGCGGAGTCACTAAAAATCGAAGTTCTAAGGATCCATGGCTGTATATCAACTTATCAAGAAAGGCACCAAACACTGGAACATGAACAGCCCCAAAACGGAGAGTAACTAAAATTTCTACTCCGAATAGTGGCGAGAAGTAAtcaagcagcagcagctaggGATTAGGACATGATCTGGTACCTTAGCTTCTGCCGTGTGCTTCCGAATCCGGGACCGGAGAGAAGGGGAATTGGGGAAAGCTAGTGGAGAGCTCGAGGGGAAGAGTGGAGGATAAATAGGACACACCAATCGCCAATCGGATGAAGCCGAGTAGATGCAAACCGTCAAAGGCGGAATAAATCATGCTGTTACCCACTGACCCATGGGGCCACGAATCAAGTTCTGAAAATCAATGGAGAAAACAACAGGTGAGTGACTTGGTGATACCTGCtgcattttatttttttcttttgataacTATAGCTAatgctttaggccttgtttaattcaccctaaaatcctaaaatttttcaagatttttcgtcacatcgaatctttggacacataaatggagcattaaatatagataaaaaaataactaattacacagtttgtttgtaatttgcgagacaaattttttgaacctagttagtctataatagacaataattgttaaatacaaacgaaagtgctacaatagccaaacccaaaatttttcaccaactaaacaagaccttaaatgTGGATATATTTGTTGGCCAATAGCCATTGAACGGATAGGATACTACTCTCTccaaaattataagacgtttgattttaaaaacaaaattcaaatttgatcactcgtcttatccaaaaaattatatacaaatatagttaaatttaagtcatttttaAAAAACTTATATTAATAAATCAAGCCATAataaaagaagtgatattttaaataagacgagtgaTCAAATTTaatgtcaaaaaagtcaaatatcttataattcagGATCAATTAAGTACCTTCCTACGCTTTCCTCTATAAGTCTGGTTTTTTTTCTTGAACTCTAAAATCAGACGTGTTATTCGTTAACTCTCAAAATCATTCAAATTATCTTTTTTTCTcaatccatctcaaattataagtcatttgacttttttaacaTCAAGTTTGATCacttgtcttattcaaaattctgtgcaaaatatcattttttttatctggcttgatttattaataaaagtttttcaaaaatgacttaaatttgactatgtttgcacaattttttttgaataagacaaatggtcaaacttggagtcaaaaaagtcaaacatcttataatttgaaatggtgCGAGTATATAGCTAAAAACTTAGTAAACACTCGATACCACAAAAAATGTCTGTAGGATTTTGAAAACTTCGAATAAAGTTCAAGGGATATACAATGGAATCTTTatatccaaataaaatatttagagcTCATGAGAATTTCTAGTTGCttcaaaaacatagatttagttctagaaaaataaaaaagatattTAGAAAAATCCATAAACATTCTAATCGATGTATCAGTGTGTTCTAAATACTTGTAAAACACAATAACTAATCAGCACAATATCATAGCATGAATGCATTCAACATTAATGTATATTGTATTAATTTAAGTTACATCTCATTTTTTGCCGTGAAAATTTTTAACACACATTTATACACCGACTAGATTGTTTTTAAATTTCTTGATTTTTctagatattttttatttttccagAGATAAATCTATTTTGTAAGCATTTGGAGATATGTTGATGAGGTCTAAATATTTGGATTTGGATTATCCATCTTaggtttttttcattttttttaaaagcaTATAGATTACTTATGTGGTTTAGATATCTTCTCacgtatttaataaatatttttaacaAAAAAGATAAAACCATCTTCAAAGCCATTCCAAACCATGATAGGAGTTAATTTGAACCGTTTCATGAGTTCAAATGGTACTAGagtttgagttttttttttttgagaaacatCCCTCCCTCATTTTTATTCAGAAGCAATAATTATATTATAAACTCCATCCGATGGAGAGACGAACCAAACATGCCTGCTGAAGACTGACTAGCTAGTGCTTTGCCCACCTCTGCTTTGTCTATAGGGTCGAGCATAGCTAGGAAATGGCCCATTTCATCCCTAGCCACCGCCACAGCCGATGTTGtcctcttgtttttttttttttttggaaattaaCAATTTGACATAGATCTTTGCAAGAAATCAGATAATGGGCGCAAAAAATTACCTATGTGGTCTAGCACAAGCC from Sorghum bicolor cultivar BTx623 chromosome 3, Sorghum_bicolor_NCBIv3, whole genome shotgun sequence encodes the following:
- the LOC110433911 gene encoding aspartic proteinase-like — its product is MGQKHLLLLACFWVLSCSLLLHASSDGLLRINLNKKKLDKEALTAAKLAKESRLRRSVGAGQYLGASTDDIVPLDNYLDTQYFGEIGIGTPSQNFTVIFDTGSSNLWVPSSKCYFSIACYLHHRYKSTKSKTYKKNGESCTITYGSGQIAGFFSEDNVLVGNLVVQNQQFIETTRETSPTFIIGKFDGILGLGFPEISVGGAPPIWQSMKEQKLVAEDVFSFWLNRDPDASAGGELVFGGVDPKHYKGNHTYVPVTRKGYWQFDMGDLLIGGHSTGYCAGGCAAIVDSGTSLLAGPTTIVAQVNHAIGAEGIISTECKEVVREYGEMILELLIAQTSPQKVCTQIGLCVFDGAHSLSNPIESVVEKQNRGSDLFCTACEMAVVWIQNQLRENKTKELILNYANQLCERLPSPNGESTVDCDQISEMPNLAFTIANKTFTLTPEQYIVKLEQAGQTICISGFMAYDVPPPRGPLWILGDVFMGAYHTVFDFGENRIGFAKPA